TATAAAAAAAGGAGGGAGTATGAAAAAAACAATGATCTGGTGTTCTTTATTATCATTAGTTTTATTAAAAATTTTTGCAATATATAAAGGAGTAAAATTTGGGATTATTCCTAAAAGTTACGATGTTGTTACATTTTTAATGGTTGGTCTTGGAACGTTTATAGTTTATTTGCTGTATAAAATTGGGGAAAAAAAGAAAACATTATATAATATTTTTTTAATAGGATGCATCATTGGAACAGATGGTTTTAGTGAAGGTTCCTTGGAGAAAACATTACATACTTTAGGGATGATTAGTTTACTCATATTTATAGTAAGTTTTATTAGTTTGGAAAAAAAATATTATAAATAATCTTTAAAATCATAGATGGGACTATCCAAAAAGTCTGTAAATAAAATATGAAGAAGTAGTTTCCTATGGTAATAATATTACTAAAGGAGGCTATTTTTTATGGAAAAAAGAAATTATTGCTATGTATGCTGATAGAATCCCAGAATAAAGTAAAAAAATATGCAAAAAAGCCTTTTTTAAATCTTCCCCCTCCTACTTTCAAAATCATATCCCCTTTCAATTAGATAAATATCAAATGTCTTTTTTCATTCCGGGCGATGAAAGTAGAGAAGCCTTTGTTCAAATCACCACAATCTAAAACCTTTTGACCTTATCAAAGATATCATCTCTTTGTGCTTTAGGAAATTTATGATTATTCAATCTCCAATATTGAAAAAAATATTTAGAGATGATTTGTTTTAAAATTTTATTGTTAGAAATCATAGAAATATTATACTAAATTATTTGAAACAAAAAAAAGCTGGCCAAAGCCAGCTACTTTTTACCCTATTACAGCCAGGACCTCTTCCATCTCCAGGATAAGAAAGTTCTTATCTGAATCGGGTATTTCTACCCCGGAATGAGGTCTGAAAAACACCTTATCTCCCACAGCGATTTCTTCTTCAATATTTCCAAGGGCCACAACAATTCCTGTATCAGAAGATGCTGCTTCCCCGGAATTTGGTAGGATGATGCCGCTAAAAGTTTTTTCTTCGATCTTTAAGGGTTCCACTAATATTCTATTTCCAATTGGTTTAATATTCATAAATCAGCTCCATGTATAATTTTTTAATATTTCTTATTATACACTAAAATAAAAAAATTAGTATTATCATTGCTTTCAATTCTTCTCTACTCCAACCTTGTGGTCTAGAACTCATTCTAGAAACTAAAATATGACTTACATGACCTTCAGCACTAGATCCTAATTGGTGTTTCTTTCTATTTATTAATAGAATTATACATATAAATACTTTCTTTTTTATCATTTAAAGTACACCATAATTTTTTTATACAAAATATAACTAATGGACTAATTAAAATAATTAAAGCTATAAAATATAATTTATAATTTAAAAAGTTATCTCTAACTATTGGAACTCTAGTAGATATAGAATCCATTATAAATAATATAGCATTTTGAATACCGTGACAAGCTATTGAAGCATACAATGATTTAGTTTTATAATAAATATAACTTAAGTAAAAGCTACTTGTAAGTATGTATATTCCAACATACCCATGGAGACTAATAAAAATAAGTGTTGTTAATAAAATTCCTTTTCTTACTCCAATTTTTTCTATTAGTTTGTTTAACAAAATTCCCCGGAAAATAATTTCTTCGATAATAGGAATTACAAATACTATAGGGAAAAATTCGTAAAAACTAACTATTTCACTATTTGAACTATTATGAAAAATTAATAATAATAATGTTTCTATTGTTAAAAATAATAAACTATAAAATATAATTTCTTTCCATGGGATTAAAAATATACCGAAGATATTTTTAATATCTAATTGCTTTCTTTTTAAAAAAAATTTAAAAGAAGATAGGACAATAAAAAGACAAATTAGATTTACAAAAATATCTTTAAAAAAAATTATATTATATTTTGAAAAAAATTTGGTGAAAAAACTTCCTAAAATAATTTGAAAACTAACTAAAAAAATAAACTGAATTATTATAAATTTAAAAAAACTAAATTTTTTTAAACTATTATTTTCCTTTATTATAAGTAAATCATCTTGCTCCATATTCTTCCTCCCATTAAATACAATAAATTTTATTATTTAATATTTTAAATATTTTTGATCTTTTTAAGTGTACTACATATTTTAAAATTATTAAAATTAAATTAAAATAACGGACAAAATTAATTAAATGTTAAGGAATGAAAGGGTAAATTGATCGCGGACAAAATTCAAAGAAAACCGCAGACAAAATAGTGAAAAGTACTAAAAAAAAATAAAAAAATTTAAATTATTTTGTTTTTTAGTCTATCCAGTAAGAATAAGGGGTAGAACTGAAATTCTTTTAATTGGTACAGGTGTTTTTATTTTTCGGACAAAAAAAGTGTTGACATAAAAATATTTAACTGGTATTATCTTTCTTAATTACAAAAGAGGAGGAAGAGAATATGATTTTAACTAATGTTTTATTTATGAATTTATTATTATTGCTGCTAGTCCTATTGGACTTAAACCGCAATCAATTGAATAGATTTAAAAAATAATATTAGGAAAATTATATGCTTTTGAACACCCTGTTTTAGAAAAAGCGGGAAAAGTATAACTTATGATGGCAGCTGATATTATTAGCTGCTTTTTTTTATAAAAATAAATAAACTTAGGGAAGGTTTATAAACCTCTTTCCAGGTTGGGCAGCTATAATCACAGCTGTCCTTTTTTTTTAGCTTAATATTGAGATATACAGGTAAAAATAATTTAAAAAAATTATTGGAGGTGAAGGCAATGAGAGAAATAAACGGGGCAGAAATAATTTTAGAAGTTCTACAGGATCATGATTTAAAGACAATATTTGGATATCCGGGAGGTTCGGTACTTCCTATTTATGATGCTCTTCATTCTTATAAAGAAAAGATAAATCATATTTTAACTAGGCACGAGCAGGGAGCAGCTCATGCCGCTGACGGATATGCCAGATCCAGCGGGAAAACAGGAGTTTGTGTAGTTACTTCAGGGCCTGGAGCGGCTAACACGGTTTCCGGGTTGATGACAGCTTATATGGATTCCACACCAATGCTGGTTATTACAGGGCAGGTGTCCGTTAATAATTTGGGGACAGATGCTTTTCAAGAGCTTGATATAACAGGGGTAACTGATTCCATTACAAAGCATAATTACCTTGTGCGTTCAATAGAAGAATTGCCTGATTTATTGAGAGAAGCAATTTATTTAACAACAAATGGGAGACCGGGACCTGTACTTATAGATATTCCAATGGATATCCAGATGAGTAAAATGAGTTATGAAAAATTTAAGAGAGGCTGCAGCAGTGAATATAATTTAATTTCAGACTATAAATACATCTATAAAAAACCCAAAAAAAAGGAAACAGATCGGTTTATAGAGATGATAAAAAAAAGCAAAAGGCCGATAATTTTAGCCGGTAACGGAGTGATGAAGTCGAATTCTTCCCATCAACTGAAAGAATTTACTCAAAAATTTGATATACCGGTAACAACAACTCTTTTGGGATTAGGGATTCTTCCAGCAGAAGATAAATATAACCTCCGTATGCTGGGAATGCATGGGACAGCCTATGCAAATTATGCTGTTGATGAAGCAGATCTTGTAATAGCCTTGGGGATGAGATTCGATAACAGGGTGACAGGAAATATCCACAGGTTTTGTAAAAATGCAAAGATAATTCATGTGGATATAGATGAGGCAGAAATAGATAAAAACAAACATGCTGATCTTCATATAGTTGGAGATGTAAACTTAGTTTTGGAAGCTCTTTTAAAATATGAAGCAGAGGGGAAAAATAAAACCTGGATGAATAGGATAATGGAACTGAAGAATAAATACCCGTTAGACAGGAATTTTTCCACAGATTATATAGTACCCCAATATCTTATTTCCAGAATAAGTGAACTGACTAATGGACAAGCGATTGTATGCACAGATGTGGGCCAGCATCAGATGTGGACTGCACAATATTATAATTTTAACAAAACTAACAGTATCATAACTTCAGGAGGAGCAGGTACAATGGGGTTTGGGCTGCCAGCAGCCATAGGAGCAAAATTAGCTAATCCTGACAGGGAGGTCGTAGCCATAGTAGGAGATGGGGGATTTCAAATGAATTCACAGGAACTCATGACTATCTCTGAATATAATTTAGACATAAAAATAATTATTGTAAATAATTCATTTTTAGGAATGGTGAAACAGCTGCAGGAGGTTTTTTATGAAAAAAGACATTCCTTTGTAAAATTAGAAAGAAATCCCGATTTTGTAATGCTCGGCCGGGCATATGGAATAGATTCCCACATTGTAGATACTCCTAAAGAACTGGATAAGCTTCTGAGAAAAACATTTTCTGTAAAGAAGTCATCTCTGGTTAATTGTATCGTATCCAGGGAAGAGAATGTGTTCCCTATGATACCTGGAGGGAAATCGGTAGATGAGATGATTATGTCCGAGGAGGAGTTATGAAAAAATATCAAATTTTAGTGATTATGAGAAATAGGCCGGGGATATTATCTAAAGTTTCAGGGTTATTTTCAAAGAGGGGATTTAATATAGATGGAATAACCTGCGGAGTGAGTGAAAAAAAGGAATATTTTAGGATGACGATCACAGTTATTGGGGATGAAAGTTTTGTTGAGCAGGTTAGAAAACAAGTAGGTAAACTTATAGATGTAATAAAAGTACAAATTTTGGATGAAAAAAATGTAGTAAAAAGAGAATTAGCACTGATAAAGGTTAAATCCAACTCTGAAACCCGCTTAGAAATAATAAAAATAGTCGAGATTTACAGAGCTAAAATCATAGATATTTCCCATGAGGCGCTTATTATAGAGCTTACCGGAGATTCAAATAAAGTAGAAGGATTGATAGGTGTCATGGATAAGTTTGGAATATTGGAAGCAGCCAGAACCGGGATAAGTGCTATGCACAGAGGAATTAAACTTTAGGAGGTAGGAAGATGGAAGAAATAAAATTTTTAGAGGGAAAAAGATTAACGGTAGTTGGATATGGGAGTCAGGGGCATGCACATGCATTAAATCTTCATGATTTAGGAATGGATGTAACCGTAGGTCTTAGACAAGGATCAAAATCATGGGAAAAGGCTGAAAATGACGGTGTAAAAGTAGCGGTTGTAGGAGAAGCTGTAAAAGGAGCCGACGTAGTAATGATCCTAGCTCCAGATGAAGCTCAGCCAGAATTATACAGATCTGAGATTGAAGAAAATTTAAAGAGTGGAGCTTATTTAGGATTTGCCCATGGGTTTAATATCCATTATGAAAGAATCACACCGAGAGAAGATGTAAATGTATTTATGGTTGCTCCTAAAGGGCCGGGACATATGGTAAGGGAGATATTTGAAGGGGGTCATGGTGTACCATGTTTGGCAGCGGTGCATAATGATATAAGTGAAGATACCAGAGATATAGCCCATGCCTGGGCAAATGGTGTAGGAAGAAGAGTCGGAGTAATCGAAACTACATTCAAAGAGGAAACTGAAACTGATCTATTCGGAGAGCAGGCTGTACTATGCGGAGGAGTAACGGAATTGATGCAGGCAGGATTTGATACCCTGGTAGAAGCAGGATATAATCCTGAAGTAGCATATTTTGAATGTGTACATGAGATGAAACTGATAATAGACATGGTATATGAAAAAGGATTTGCAGCAATGAGAGATTCTATTTCAAATACAGCTGAATATGGAGACTATATAACCGGTAAAAAGATAATTACAAAAGAAAGTAAGGAAGCGATGAAAGGAGTGTTAAAAGATATTCAAAGAGGGAAATTTGCCAAAGAATTTATAGAAGAGACAGAAAATGGATATAAATTTATGAATAAAGAAAGAGCTGAGTATTCTGATTCTAAGATAGAGGAAGTGGGATCGAAAATGAGAAAGATGGTGTTTTCAAAATAAGGAATCTAGTAAGAGCAGGAGTTATTTAAACTCCTGCTCTTTTATTAGGATAGAGATTTTATTTTAATTTGACTTTTTCCTAAAAAAAATCTAATACTTATAGTATGGTAGAAAGATATAGAAAAAAGAGAGATCTTGTTCACGGAGGCAGAGAATTATACAGGAAAGAAAATTAGAAAATATAAATATTGCGTCGCAGCAGATGGAGGGAGGATAGAGATGAAGAAATTTTGTAGTATATTATTTCTGCTGATATTAGCGGGGTGCAGCGGAATAGATAAAAAAGCCGGTAAAGAGGGAGAAAGGGCTGAATTCAGGGGAGTTTGGATAGCCAGTATTGTGAATATAAACTGGCCTAAAACTGTAGGAACAGGGAAAGAGGCCGAGAAAGCTCAAAAGCAGGAGTTTATAAAATTATTGGATGAAGCGGTAGAGATGAATATGAATGCTGTAGTAGTTCAGATCCGGCCTGCTGCTGATACTTTTTATCCGTCTTCCTTTGAGCCGTGGTCAAAGTACCTTACAGGTACCCAGGGGGTATCTCCCGGGTGGGATCCGCTGCAGTTTATGGTAGAGGAAGCTCACAGGAGAAATCTGCAATTTCATGGATGGTTCAATCCATACAGGGTAACTTTGAAAAAAGAGGATATCCCTGTACCCACCCACCCGGCTGTGTTAAATCCAGAGTGGATATTTGAATACGGAGGTAAATTATACTACAATCCCGGAATTCCGGAAGCTATGAACTACAGTATAGATAATATCATGGAAGTGGTAAAAAACTATGATATAGATGGGGTGCATATGGATGATTATTTTTATCCATATCCAGTTAAGGGAGAAAAACTGCCTGACTGGAAGACATATTTAAAATACGGAAAAGATTTCTCCATAGCAGCTGACTGGAGAAGAGATAATGTAGATAAATTTATAAAAACTTTGAATGACAGGATAAAAAAAGAAAAACCAGATGTTCAATTCGGTATCAGCCCCTTTGGTGTATGGAGAAATTATGATATGGATAAAAGCGGGTCAAAAACAAAGGCAGGGCTAACTAACTATGACAGCCTCTATGCAGATACCAGGAAATGGATAGATAAAGGCTGGATAGATTATATTGTCCCGCAGATCTATTGGAACCAGGGATATGAAGCAGCTGAATATAATACCTTGGTTAATTGGTGGGCCGATGAAGTGAGGGGAACCAATGTAAAATTATATATTGGTCAGGCAGCCTACAAGGTTGGAACCAAGGGGTGGGAAGATCCGGGTGAACTTATAAATCAGGTGAGATATAACAGGGGGGTAGATGAGGTAGGAGGAAGTATATATTTTAATATAGATTCCCTCATAGATAACCCCATGGAGATAAAAGAAAATATGAAAAAAACAATATATAAAGAAAGGGTTGAAATTCCAAATTAGAAGGGGATACAGCCAGACAGCTTGTTATACAATGGATAAATTTTATCAATAAAAAAATTTTACAAGGGGGAAAGATGAAAAAAATTATGTATGTTTTAAGTGTTTTAATAATGTTGTTGTTCACAGGATGCGGAGGAAAGGAAAAAGAAGATCAAGGGGAAGGAGGAGCAGTGGAAAAACAAGCAGAACAGGTATTGAGATTTAACCTGGATGCGGACCCCCCGTCGATCGATCCGCAGTTAAATACCGATTCATCTGGTGCAATGGTGATCAACAATACCTTTGAAGGGTTAATGAGAAATGACGCATCAGGGAAACCTCAGCCGGCAGTGGCAGAATCTTTGGAAGTCTCTGAAGACAAGACCGTATACACATTTCATCTGAAAAAAGATGTGAAATGGTCCGACGGTAAACCAGTGACAGCAGAAGATTTCAAATATGCCTGGCTCAGGGGATTGGATCCAGAGGTAGCTTCTGAATACGCTTACCAGCTTTATTATATTAAAGGAGGGCAGGATTATTTTAAAGGGAATGGAAATAGGGAAGATGTAGGGATAGAAGCAGTGGATGAACATACTCTAAAAGTAACCTTAGAAGCTCCTACACCATATTTTTTAAATTTAGTGACATTTTTTACATATATGCCTGTAAGAAAGGATATAGTGGATCAAAAACCCGAGGGATGGGCAAAGGATCCTGAATTAACAGTATCGAATGGTCCCTTTATCCTATCGGAATATAAGATGAATGATAAGATTATACTGACTCCCAATGAAAACTACTGGAACAGGAAAAATATAAAATTAAAAAAGATGGTGCTGACCATGATTATAGAGGGAAGCACTGTACTGACAGCATATGACAACAACGAGATAGATGTTATATCCGGCCAGGTACCTGTGCAGGAAATTCCCAAAAGGCAGATGGAAGATCCGACCTTTAAAACCCTGCCGTATCTGGGAACATACTACTATCTATTCAATGTAGACAGGGTACCTACAAATGATATCAATGTAAGAAAAGCATTGTCACTTGCCATAGACAGGGAAGCTATTGTAAACCAGATAACTAAGGCAGGACAGATGCCGGCTACAGGATTTGTCCCCAATGGCTTGATAGATTCCAAAGGAAATGATTTTAGAGCTGCAGCCGGTGATTACGGTATGTCTACAACAGCAAATATAGAGCTGGCCCGGGAATATCTGGCTAAAGCAGGATACCCAAATGGTCAGGGGATGCCTCCGGTGGAACTTATGTATAATACAAGTGAATCCCATAAGGCCATAGCAGAAGCGATCCAGGATATGTGGAAGAAAAATTTAGGTATAGATGTTACCCTGGCTAACCAGGAATGGGCAGTATTTAAAACTACAAGAAGTATGGGGAACTTTCAGGTGATGAGATCTGTATGGTTAGGAGATTATAACGATCCGATGACATTTTTAGATATGTGGACTTCATATTCGGGAAATAATAATGCCCAGTGGAGAGCCACAGAAGATGGTAAATTTCCAGAGAATAAAAAATTTACAAACTTAATTGAGGAATCCAAGGTAGTCAGCGGGGAAGCCCGGGATGAAAAACTCTATGGCGCTGAAAAAATAATGATGGATCAGGCAGTTATAGCGCCGATTTATTATTATACAGGTGTGGTGATGATTAAAGACAAGGTAAAAAACTGGGAAAGGGATATCCTGGGAACCTGGTATTTCGGGAATGCAGAAATACAGGAATAATAGAAATTTAAAATAAATAAGATGAAAAAAGAGACTTGACCCAGAAGGATTAAGTCTCTTTTTGATTATAAATCTAAGGGTGTCACCCTTAACTGACTCTGTTTCAGATGTCGCGAGTATTTTATTTTCTCTAATATTATTAAAAAAAATAAAAATGCGAAAAGAAATAGACGAAAGAAGGTCAAGAAGGTTTCTTACTCTTCCTTTTTATGGTTTCTCTTCGTAAGAGAAACCGAAGCTAAAACCATCTTGTCTTAGTAAGTAAGTCACGATCGTCATTGTAGAAACAGTACAGCTGAAGCTCAACGACTATAAACTTCAAAATTCAAAGTCAAAAGATAGCTTTTATTTTTTTGAATTTCACTTCTTTTTCTAGATGTTACCTAGTTTCGCAGTAAATTTCTTACTTAGTCGTCAAACAGAATAAGTTCAGCAGTGTAACGAGGACTGTAGCTATAAAAAGACGGACATTAGCTCTGACTTGCCCCTATAACATCATTTAGAAAAAGTCTGCTTTTCTTTCCTCTATTTCTTTTTCAGATAAAAAGTAAATAGAGCCAGTTAAGGGTGGCACCCTTAGAACCTTCTTTTCAATATTCATTTAAAATTAAAAATATATTTAATAGTTGTATATCCATTAGATTCCAAAGTTTCCGCCTTTGATACGGGTCTATTTCTTGTCTTGACACAAGAAATAGACGAAAGAAGGTCAAGAAGTTTCTAATTATCTTTGCTAGCAAGTGCCAGTGATCCCCGTTTCTTAGTGGGGTGCCTGACGGGCATAGCTGGGGCGACGAAACTCGCCAGATATTTACCGTGGTAGCTTGACGACTATAAACTTCGGATTAGAGGTCTTAAGCAAAAAGAAGAGAAACTTCTGTGCTGTAGCAGTAGAAATTTATATATTTAAATTTTTTTCTAGTTATAAGAAAATTTAATACTCATATACCCTTCGTGCAATTCGTGACAAAAAGAAGAAAAGAATTTCTCCGTGTTCTCTGTGGCTCTGTGTTGAGAGATTGCTTTAATCTATAAAAAATTAGATTTCTAATAGTCTACAGAAAAAATATTTGTAAATTCTTCCTTAAATATTTCCGGAAGTCTGTTTAAAAGAAGGGTTGTATCTCCATTGATACAAAAATCAACATTTCCTTTTTTATTTTCTTTGTTGAAAAGATCCATGGAAATGAGTAAATTTAAGAGTTCAAACACAGATTCCCTGGAAGAATCCACAATTTTTTCAGGGAAAAATTTTCTTATGTCCTTCTTTATGAGGGGATAGTGGGTTCCTCCTAGAATAAGGGTGTCGGTACCTTTTGGAATCTTATCCAGGCATTCCTTCAAAACTTCCAGACGGTGGGGGTGATTTTTCCATCCCGATTCGATCAAGGCACATAGTTTCTTGCATGGAATTCCATTGATGGATCCGTCTTTTGAGTACTGTTTATAGGTTTTTTCATAAATTTTAGTTTTTACGGTAAAAGGATTCGCAATATAGGCTATTTTTTTGTTCTTACTTTCTAAGAGGGCGGCTTTTACCCCTCCTTCTACAACTCCTATGATGGGGACGGGGTATTTATCTTTTAAATATTCCAGGGAAGCTGCCGTAATAAGGCTGCAGGCTATGATAATTACCTTACAATGATTTTGAATCATAAACTTGACGATATTCTCGCTTAGTTTTTGGATTTCTGAGGCAGTCTTAATACCGTAGGGGGTATTTTTAAAGTCCCCGTAGTAGATGATGTTTTCCCTGGGTAAAATTTTTCTGATCTCCTTCAGGATGGTAAGACCTCCAATTCCTGAGTCGAATATCCCAATGGGCAGTTTATTTCTCATAAGAACCTCCTCGATAAAATTTATATTTTAAACAGTATATCTGAATATAGATAATATTACAACGATATAAATAATAAATATTCAATATATATTCAGTATATTTATATATACTGAAATTGATGATAAGTATTTATGGGATATAATATCTATATTTTACATTAAAAGGGAAAAAAGATACAATTTTACTATAAAAATTAATTGAAAGATGGGAGGATATTATGTTTGGAACTCAAAAAATAAACGAGAATGGCATTTTGGAAATTGGCGGAGTATCCGTAAAAAAATTAAGAGAAGAATATGGAACTCCCCTCTATGTGATAGATAAAAATTATATAGTGGAAAAGGCAGGATTAATAAAAGAAAGTTTTAAATCCGGAATTTTTAAGACCGAGGTAGCCTATGCTTCCAAGGCATTCTTAACTGTGGGGATGTGTAAAATAGTGGAGGAACTGGGTCTATGTTTAGATGTTGTTTCCGGAGGAGAAATATATACGGCTTTAAAGGCTGATTTCCCCATGGAAAGAGCTCATTTTCATGGGAACAGTAAATCCATAGAAGAACTTGAGATGGCTGTAGAATATGGGGTAGGAACCATCATAGTGGACAATCATTTGGAATTTGAACTGTTGGAGGATATATGTGAGAAAAAACAAGTGAAGACAAATGCAATCTTACGTGTAAATCCCGGGATAGATGCCCATACCCATGAATATATCCAGACTTCTAAGTTTGATTCGAAATTCGGGGAATCTATCTTCATGGAGGAGACGAAAGAACTCATAAGAAAAATCCATGGGAGTGAATGGATAAAATTTGAGGGACTCCATGCCCACATAGGTTCCCAGATATTTGATGTGACCTCTTTTTTAAAGGAAGCTGAAGTCATGACCGAGTATATAAAAGGATTGGTTGAAGAAGGCATAGGAGTGGAAACCCTGAATTTAGGCGGAGGATACGGGATCTATTATTCAGAGGGAGATGAGCCCATTGATTTGGAGCTGTGCCTGAAAGAACAGGTAAGGATTATAGAAAAAATAAATGAAGAATGTAATTTAGGGATTAAAAAACTTCAGATTGAACCGGGAAGATCCCTGATAGCCAATGCAGGGACTACCCTTTATACGGTACAGGGGTTAAAGACTACCTATTCGGGAAAAAACTATTATTTTATCGATGGGGGAATGACAGATAATATAAGACCGGCTCTGTATCAGGCTGTCTACAGCGGAACAATTGGGAACAGGTGTTTGGAAGCCAAAGAAAATCTGGTAACTGTAGCAGGGAAATGCTGTGAGTCCGGAGACTTAATCATGAAAGATACTAAATTGCAGAGGGCAGAATTGGGAGATGTTTTATGTGTATTTGGTACAGGAGCATATAATTATTCCATGGCAAGCAACTATAATAAGATTCCCAGATCTGCTGTGGTTATGGTAGAAGACGGGGAGTCAGCACTTATGGTAAAAAGAGAGAGTTATGAAGATTTAATAAGAAATGACGTCTATTAGAAAAAATTAAATGAAAAAGGTGACTCCTGTAGGATACAGGAGTCACCTTTTTTCGTTTTATAAAAATTGAAATTTTTTAAAAAAAAGAGTAATATCTTTAGTAATTAATTTGTGGGAGAAGAACTTCCTCTTTCTGATTCTCCTTCTTTAGTAAAGAAGGAGAAAGTGAGAGTGAAAGATGTAAAATGTTCTACTTTTATTCTAACTATATCCTCTGTCTTTATGAAAGAAGGAGGAAAACAAGGAGGAAGTTCAGAGGTCTTTTAAATGTTCAAGGAGATGCTTATGCCAAAGATATTTAATAAATTATATAATAAAGAAACTAGGAGAATGTTGCGAAAACATATGACCCAACATGAAAGGTTATTATGGGAGAGAATTAAGAATAAAAAAATATTGGGTTATAGGTTTCATAGACAATATGGTATTGAAAGATACATAGTTGATTTTTATTGCCCTAAACTAAAATTAATAGTCGAACTTGATGGAAGGCAGCATCATATGAGGGAAGGGGTAGAATATGATGAAGTTAGAAATGATTTTTTGATCTCGTTAGGGCTAACCGTAGTACGATTTGATAATAAAGAAATAGAAGAAAATATTGAAAATGTAATCGACAGGATAAAAGAAAGTATAGAGGAGTTGTAGAGAACTTCCCCCTAACCCCCTTCTTTCTAAAAGACGGGGGAATAAATAGTATTAACAAAAGAATAAGTCAGCTGTCTGTGGAATTAGTCTTTATTAAAATTTTAATTTTTAAATGGAGGTACTAAATGTCTAGTAAAGTTGCAATTAAAGGTGTTATGAAAATGTTGGATGAAGGATCTATTTCTACCGAGGATCTGCTTTCAGATGAATTTTTTAAGAGGTATTCATCTGTGAAATCTCTGGAAGAATTTGAAGGTAAATTTAATACCGCTCCTGCAAATGGGGTAACAAAAGAAAAATATGCACAGGAAATAATTAGAACATATACCGAATTTAGAAATATTGATGAAATGAAGGATAAGGCTATTGAATTTTATGCGGAGGAGGATTAAATGAATATGAAAAAATATTTTGATATTTTAAAAAAATATAATTTAAATAAAAAAATAAATGATCGGTATGAAGAAAAAGCTGA
The genomic region above belongs to Psychrilyobacter piezotolerans and contains:
- a CDS encoding peptide ABC transporter substrate-binding protein, with translation MKKIMYVLSVLIMLLFTGCGGKEKEDQGEGGAVEKQAEQVLRFNLDADPPSIDPQLNTDSSGAMVINNTFEGLMRNDASGKPQPAVAESLEVSEDKTVYTFHLKKDVKWSDGKPVTAEDFKYAWLRGLDPEVASEYAYQLYYIKGGQDYFKGNGNREDVGIEAVDEHTLKVTLEAPTPYFLNLVTFFTYMPVRKDIVDQKPEGWAKDPELTVSNGPFILSEYKMNDKIILTPNENYWNRKNIKLKKMVLTMIIEGSTVLTAYDNNEIDVISGQVPVQEIPKRQMEDPTFKTLPYLGTYYYLFNVDRVPTNDINVRKALSLAIDREAIVNQITKAGQMPATGFVPNGLIDSKGNDFRAAAGDYGMSTTANIELAREYLAKAGYPNGQGMPPVELMYNTSESHKAIAEAIQDMWKKNLGIDVTLANQEWAVFKTTRSMGNFQVMRSVWLGDYNDPMTFLDMWTSYSGNNNAQWRATEDGKFPENKKFTNLIEESKVVSGEARDEKLYGAEKIMMDQAVIAPIYYYTGVVMIKDKVKNWERDILGTWYFGNAEIQE
- the murI gene encoding glutamate racemase — translated: MRNKLPIGIFDSGIGGLTILKEIRKILPRENIIYYGDFKNTPYGIKTASEIQKLSENIVKFMIQNHCKVIIIACSLITAASLEYLKDKYPVPIIGVVEGGVKAALLESKNKKIAYIANPFTVKTKIYEKTYKQYSKDGSINGIPCKKLCALIESGWKNHPHRLEVLKECLDKIPKGTDTLILGGTHYPLIKKDIRKFFPEKIVDSSRESVFELLNLLISMDLFNKENKKGNVDFCINGDTTLLLNRLPEIFKEEFTNIFSVDY
- the lysA gene encoding diaminopimelate decarboxylase is translated as MFGTQKINENGILEIGGVSVKKLREEYGTPLYVIDKNYIVEKAGLIKESFKSGIFKTEVAYASKAFLTVGMCKIVEELGLCLDVVSGGEIYTALKADFPMERAHFHGNSKSIEELEMAVEYGVGTIIVDNHLEFELLEDICEKKQVKTNAILRVNPGIDAHTHEYIQTSKFDSKFGESIFMEETKELIRKIHGSEWIKFEGLHAHIGSQIFDVTSFLKEAEVMTEYIKGLVEEGIGVETLNLGGGYGIYYSEGDEPIDLELCLKEQVRIIEKINEECNLGIKKLQIEPGRSLIANAGTTLYTVQGLKTTYSGKNYYFIDGGMTDNIRPALYQAVYSGTIGNRCLEAKENLVTVAGKCCESGDLIMKDTKLQRAELGDVLCVFGTGAYNYSMASNYNKIPRSAVVMVEDGESALMVKRESYEDLIRNDVY
- a CDS encoding endonuclease domain-containing protein, with the protein product MPKIFNKLYNKETRRMLRKHMTQHERLLWERIKNKKILGYRFHRQYGIERYIVDFYCPKLKLIVELDGRQHHMREGVEYDEVRNDFLISLGLTVVRFDNKEIEENIENVIDRIKESIEEL